From Symphalangus syndactylus isolate Jambi chromosome 5, NHGRI_mSymSyn1-v2.1_pri, whole genome shotgun sequence:
TTGGACTCCGTGGCACTGTTCTCCTCTGTTAGGGACCGAGAGGATGGCCTGGTGAAGAGGCTTTTTTTTAAGGCCTTGACCCGCAGGCTTTCGCTATTGCTCCCGCTAGCATCGGAGCAGCACCAGTCAGGGTTGTTCTCTAGCTTGGGTCCGTGGGAGCCGCTGTGTGCACAGAACATCCGGGGAGAGGCACTGTCATCAGACGGAGCCTCACTCGTCAAGGAGTTCAGATCTATCTGCACACTCACCTTCTCAGGCTGTTGCATTTTCTGGTCCAACTTATTTAGTTTGCCCAAGACCTGGGAGATTTCCTCACGGACACCCGACAGGGATTCCAGCTTCCGTTCGATTTCGCCGATCCTGAGCACCAGTTTGCACACACTGGTCTTCAGCTCTTCTTCCGAGTGGTGGGTGTTTTCAGGCCGGTTGCCCTTGTCTCCCTTGCTGTTGGGGACCCCATTGGCAATTTTGGTTAAGTTGTGTTCAGGGGAACTGTCGCAGTCTGACTTATGGAGCTGAGACAAGGACCCTGTGCTGTTGTAGCAGGACGACTGTATCACTCCTGTGGAGCCACTGATGCTCATGTCATCAAGAAATCGGAAAATGTCACTGATGTCATCGCTGACAATTTCTGAGTCATCGTCTGAGTGCTTCATGGTGTGCCTGTCACTGTACTTGCCCTGACCGGAGGTGCACAGGTCTCTGCATTTCTTGGGCTCCAGCATGTGCTCAGTCTGGGTGCCCACGCTACTGGTGTCTGAGCTGAGCTGCCCACTGGTGCAGTTAATGCTCTTGTCTTTAAACTTTTTGACTGGTTCGTGCTTCTCCAGATCAACAGGGGATGAGATCTCTTTAGATTTGAGCCCACTTGGTTTTGCTGCATAAGCAATGGGGAGAATTGGCTGTTGATCCTTTGGCACGAGGTAAGTCGGGTGCCTGTCTGGGGCTGGGAAATTGGGAGTCTGGCTACTGGCATTTGGATAACGTAGCTTCTCCTCGGAGGGATTTCTATTGAAAAAGGACCGTTCAAAGTCAGGAACTTCCTCCGTGTTTAGGCTCCAGCTTTTGGCTGGCCAGGGAGTCTGCTTGTTGGGCCTCCCTGGACAGCGCCTGGCTTCTTGGGTTCCCATCACGGGAGTGGGCCCAAAATATGTAGAGGCTTGAAGGTCGTCTAAGCTTTCGTGCTTTGCTCGCCTTTTGTCAGGAACCGGGGAATATACCGGATTCAGGTACTGGCTGTTATAGGGCATTTCAAAGCTGTGGTTGAAGAAGGGTGGCTTGTGGGTTTCCTTTCGACTCTGGGGTTCCCTGTGCTCATTCTCTGCTTTGCTGATGGGGCCAACCAAACCGGGGGACACTGCCATCAAATTGTGAAAAtcctctttgaagatattccttttctggACACAGGACTGGACCACAAATGGCTCCTCATTGGAAATGAAGGTCTCCTTGATGCTCTGGTTGATGGGCAGGGAGTCCTGGTCTGAAATGGACTCGTTTTCAATGTTCATGGGGAAGTAGGTCCTCTGCATCTCACAGGGCTGAGGGCTGGTCACGGAGTACGGGGCCAGAGCCTGCAGCCTGTCCAGGGAAGCAGCGCGGTTTTTCACCTCTTTGCTAACTCCCAACAGGAAGTTAGGCTCAGAGGCAGGGACAAACTGCGGGCAGTCCTTGCAGTCCATCTTCCGGCACTTGGACGACTGCCTGGTGGGGTAGCCCCGGCTGAAAGACCTCTCACTCAGCTCACAGTTCAGCGGCTCACACTCAGCTGCATTGCAGATCTCTGTGTCCGACCTGCATGATTCAAAGGATGCCTCCTTCTTGCGCACCTTCTGGCGGCCCGTAGGCAGCTTCTCCTTGGCAGCCCCGCCATTCATTTGGATCAGGTTGAATATCGTCACAATATCTGCTGCCACCATGATTTTCTTTGATTGCTGGTTATTCACAGTGCATTTCATCTTGTCTTTGAATAGCGTGGCTGGAAAATTGGGATCGAGACAAGCTGTGTAGAAGAGCACACTTCTCAGTTTGGCAAGCTGCGACAGATCGAACCGGGCACACAGAGATTTGCACAGGTCCTGATAAGAAACGGTATTTTGCTTGCTGTCCAGTTCCTCCAAGATTTTCACCAAGAAGAGGGAAGTTTCCTGATTGGTCTCCATGATTTATTACTTGAAGAGCTCTCTGACTACACTGAAACTTCAGGTCAGTTCTGTGGTGGCAATAttgagaaagagaggaggaaaagaggatTATAAACACCAGTGGAGTTTGAAGTCAAGCTTCTTATAAACcatataaagaaatacaaagagaaacattttaatgattaaaaatgtaGTAAGGACAGTAAAAATATTCATAACATTCGATTTAGTAATTCCCTTCCTGGGAATCGACTTTAATGATCAATGATAACAATTATGCTTAAAGGTGTTCACTATGATGGcacttataataatgaaaaagcaaaacatcTTAAATATCCAAACAGGAGAATACATAAACATGTTATGATATACCATGAATTTTTACAAACATTAAAACTACATTAATGTACATacttacaatggaatactactcatcagcaaaaaagaacaaaccactAGTAcatgcaaggacatggatgaatctcgaATGTATTGTGCGTGGGTGGAAGAAGCCAG
This genomic window contains:
- the MINAR1 gene encoding major intrinsically disordered Notch2-binding receptor 1; the protein is METNQETSLFLVKILEELDSKQNTVSYQDLCKSLCARFDLSQLAKLRSVLFYTACLDPNFPATLFKDKMKCTVNNQQSKKIMVAADIVTIFNLIQMNGGAAKEKLPTGRQKVRKKEASFESCRSDTEICNAAECEPLNCELSERSFSRGYPTRQSSKCRKMDCKDCPQFVPASEPNFLLGVSKEVKNRAASLDRLQALAPYSVTSPQPCEMQRTYFPMNIENESISDQDSLPINQSIKETFISNEEPFVVQSCVQKRNIFKEDFHNLMAVSPGLVGPISKAENEHREPQSRKETHKPPFFNHSFEMPYNSQYLNPVYSPVPDKRRAKHESLDDLQASTYFGPTPVMGTQEARRCPGRPNKQTPWPAKSWSLNTEEVPDFERSFFNRNPSEEKLRYPNASSQTPNFPAPDRHPTYLVPKDQQPILPIAYAAKPSGLKSKEISSPVDLEKHEPVKKFKDKSINCTSGQLSSDTSSVGTQTEHMLEPKKCRDLCTSGQGKYSDRHTMKHSDDDSEIVSDDISDIFRFLDDMSISGSTGVIQSSCYNSTGSLSQLHKSDCDSSPEHNLTKIANGVPNSKGDKGNRPENTHHSEEELKTSVCKLVLRIGEIERKLESLSGVREEISQVLGKLNKLDQKMQQPEKVSVQIDLNSLTSEAPSDDSASPRMFCAHSGSHGPKLENNPDWCCSDASGSNSESLRVKALKKSLFTRPSSRSLTEENSATESKIASISNSPRDWRTITYTNRVGLSEEEIKDTGPGDNKDWHRKSKEADRQYDIPPQHRLPKQPKDGFLVEQVFSPHPYPTSLKGHTKSNPLYTDMRLTELAEVKRGQPSWTIEEYARNAGDKGKLTALDLQTQESLNPNNLEYWMEDIYTPGYDSLLKRKEAEFRRAKVCKIAALIAAAACTVILVIVVPICTMKS